One genomic window of Vibrio rhizosphaerae includes the following:
- a CDS encoding RHS repeat-associated core domain-containing protein, whose amino-acid sequence MQYRYDNPFHFVSAIINERGERYQIDYTPTGHVQREVTFDGRQFVYEYDSHTQLTAKTEIGREGGELTTRYAYDAQGKLIEKTLPDESTISYHYDLSGNLTGVDDGQWPLAYAYDVMGRLTVEHQGWASAGYRYDAMGHLTAHLLPDGQQIDYQFQHGRLQQVSLNGHCLTQHQYQVSGLETCRTQGALTSHFQYDELGRLSEHRVSQAQQQTLFRRYQYNRSGNLTQVEDNLRGVTQYHYDPLDRLTQVRGNISESFAHDPAGNLIQDRLSNVSGNQLLFQGDCHYQYDEFGNLIQEARGTQQSLVTTYAYDCQHRLIRVEKPDGSSAEYRYDAFGRRIHKAVTDKTGQTRQTEFLWQGDKLLAESGEHHYQTYLYEYGSFKPLALVTGEGADNATPYFYHLDQIGTPLEMTDATGAVAWSVDYHSYGNVAYQRKAEIVSPLRFQGQYYDAETGLHYNRHRYYSPGTGRFITPDPIGLAGGLNNYQYVKNPTGWIDPLGLMMKACQGLCKLGVAQHAKTSKGLYHNAWNEFQKDHAGQFKTRAEASKAYQDLIQNESPWPYGYTPAQRTIQPGETFNMAVAPMQPVTSPGGFGTIDTIPNSNYVWNELAVKRSWKPQGVDRVVTYKVDKPFEVLEGPVGPQVEVLSDGKKRYIPGGGSQLQLLLPRDVSLKMKYLRVEDTVKIK is encoded by the coding sequence GTGCAGTACCGTTATGACAACCCGTTCCACTTTGTCAGCGCCATTATCAACGAGCGCGGTGAGCGCTACCAGATAGACTACACGCCGACCGGCCATGTGCAGCGGGAAGTGACTTTTGACGGGCGTCAGTTCGTCTATGAATATGACAGTCACACCCAACTGACGGCGAAAACCGAAATCGGCCGGGAAGGCGGGGAGCTGACTACCCGTTACGCCTATGACGCGCAGGGCAAATTGATTGAGAAAACCCTGCCGGATGAATCCACTATCAGCTATCACTATGACTTGTCGGGCAATCTGACCGGGGTGGATGACGGTCAGTGGCCGCTGGCGTATGCCTATGACGTGATGGGGCGGCTGACGGTTGAGCATCAGGGCTGGGCGAGTGCCGGTTACCGTTATGATGCGATGGGTCACTTAACCGCCCATCTGTTACCGGACGGCCAGCAGATTGATTATCAATTTCAGCACGGGCGGCTGCAGCAGGTCAGCCTGAACGGGCATTGCCTGACGCAACACCAATATCAGGTGAGCGGTCTGGAAACCTGCCGGACACAGGGCGCGTTGACCAGTCATTTTCAGTATGACGAGCTGGGCCGGTTGAGTGAGCACCGGGTGAGTCAGGCGCAGCAACAGACGTTATTCCGCCGTTACCAGTACAACCGCTCGGGTAACCTGACGCAGGTGGAAGATAACCTGCGCGGGGTGACGCAATATCACTACGACCCGTTAGACCGCCTGACACAGGTGCGCGGCAATATCAGCGAGAGCTTTGCCCATGACCCGGCCGGTAACCTGATACAAGACCGGCTGAGCAATGTGTCCGGCAACCAACTGCTGTTTCAGGGGGACTGTCATTATCAGTATGATGAGTTCGGTAACCTGATACAGGAAGCGCGGGGCACCCAGCAGTCTCTGGTCACAACCTATGCATATGACTGTCAGCACCGGCTTATCAGAGTTGAAAAGCCTGACGGCAGCAGTGCTGAATACCGATATGATGCGTTCGGCAGACGGATTCATAAAGCGGTTACCGACAAAACCGGGCAGACCCGGCAAACTGAATTTCTGTGGCAGGGAGATAAACTGCTGGCAGAGTCGGGAGAGCATCACTACCAGACTTATCTGTACGAGTACGGCAGCTTTAAACCGCTGGCACTGGTGACCGGTGAAGGGGCAGATAACGCCACACCTTATTTCTATCACCTTGACCAGATTGGCACGCCGCTGGAAATGACCGATGCCACCGGTGCCGTGGCATGGTCGGTGGATTACCACAGTTACGGCAATGTGGCTTATCAGCGCAAGGCAGAAATCGTCAGTCCGCTGCGTTTTCAGGGGCAGTATTATGATGCAGAAACGGGTTTACATTACAACCGTCACCGTTACTATAGCCCGGGCACCGGACGCTTTATCACCCCCGACCCGATAGGGCTTGCCGGTGGTTTAAACAACTACCAGTATGTAAAAAATCCGACGGGGTGGATTGACCCGCTGGGGTTGATGATGAAGGCATGTCAAGGGCTTTGTAAGCTTGGCGTAGCTCAGCATGCTAAGACATCGAAAGGGCTTTATCATAACGCATGGAATGAATTTCAGAAAGATCATGCAGGCCAATTTAAAACTAGGGCTGAAGCGTCGAAAGCATATCAGGATTTGATTCAGAACGAGTCGCCTTGGCCTTATGGATATACTCCAGCACAAAGAACAATTCAACCAGGGGAAACATTTAATATGGCTGTCGCCCCTATGCAACCAGTAACGAGTCCTGGAGGTTTTGGTACAATAGATACTATTCCAAACTCTAATTATGTCTGGAATGAACTTGCAGTTAAGCGGTCATGGAAACCTCAAGGTGTTGATCGGGTCGTTACATATAAAGTTGATAAACCTTTTGAAGTTCTCGAAGGTCCTGTTGGCCCTCAAGTCGAGGTTCTTTCAGATGGTAAGAAGAGATATATCCCGGGTGGAGGAAGTCAACTCCAACTTCTGTTACCAAGAGATGTCAGCTTAAAAATGAAATACTTAAGAGTAGAGGATACGGTGAAGATAAAATGA
- a CDS encoding radical SAM/SPASM domain-containing protein, whose amino-acid sequence MFFKQKSNVLFRNYNTFGYITDNRNFGYEKVNNIGDKIISQSGAIFFSILKKEPQEINVLARRISSIFPDVDIDDIKNDAIEFYSMLEKEGFITSGSTLEECNEKDIGFSYEHPEDFRGKRRFSPENIHPNKSTQDFFEEIFKNKPQLTSLHIEITSKCNERCVHCYIPHDNKMKNIESDLFYDILNQCYDMNVLHLTLSGGEPLLHKCFCDFLKKCREYDFSVNILSNLTLLDDTYIEEMKKNRLLGVQVSLYSMKPDVHDKITKMKGSFEKTKRSILKLVENNIPLQISCPIMEQNKNCYLDVIEWAKEYNIPVGEDYALIARYDHNTENLDNRLSVNDIKNIINNRINCDDEYLKDIINKAEEKKEITSDDIVCSICYSSICISENGSVYPCAGWQDYTVGNIKENSLKEIWYNSKKVQYLRGLRKKDFPKCIQCGEKEFCTMCMVRNANENSQGDPLVVNEYFCNIAKLNKSIVLSNEKKS is encoded by the coding sequence ATGTTTTTTAAGCAAAAATCAAATGTTCTCTTTAGAAATTATAATACATTTGGCTATATTACAGATAATAGAAATTTTGGATATGAAAAAGTAAATAATATCGGAGATAAGATAATATCTCAAAGTGGTGCCATATTTTTTTCTATTCTGAAAAAAGAACCGCAAGAAATAAATGTTCTTGCAAGAAGAATAAGTAGTATATTTCCAGATGTAGACATTGATGATATTAAAAATGATGCAATTGAATTTTATTCTATGTTAGAAAAAGAAGGATTTATTACATCTGGAAGTACATTAGAAGAATGTAACGAAAAAGATATAGGTTTTTCTTACGAACATCCAGAAGACTTTCGGGGTAAGAGACGTTTCTCTCCTGAAAATATTCACCCTAACAAATCCACACAAGATTTCTTCGAAGAAATCTTTAAAAATAAACCTCAACTTACAAGTCTTCACATAGAAATTACGAGTAAGTGTAACGAGAGATGTGTGCATTGTTATATTCCTCATGATAATAAAATGAAAAATATTGAATCTGATTTATTTTATGATATTTTAAATCAATGCTATGATATGAATGTGTTACATTTAACATTAAGTGGTGGAGAGCCTTTGCTACATAAATGTTTTTGCGATTTTTTGAAGAAATGTAGAGAATACGATTTTTCAGTAAATATACTCAGTAATCTGACTTTACTTGATGATACATATATTGAAGAGATGAAGAAAAATCGTTTATTAGGCGTTCAGGTTTCATTGTATTCAATGAAACCTGATGTTCATGATAAAATAACAAAAATGAAAGGTAGTTTTGAAAAAACAAAAAGATCAATTTTAAAGCTAGTTGAAAATAATATTCCACTGCAAATAAGTTGTCCTATAATGGAGCAAAATAAAAATTGTTATCTCGATGTTATCGAATGGGCAAAAGAATACAACATTCCCGTAGGAGAAGATTACGCATTAATAGCAAGATATGATCATAACACAGAAAATTTGGATAATCGTCTATCAGTTAATGATATTAAAAACATCATTAATAATAGAATTAATTGTGATGATGAGTATTTGAAAGATATTATAAATAAAGCAGAAGAAAAGAAAGAAATTACATCAGATGATATCGTTTGTAGTATCTGTTATTCATCAATCTGTATATCAGAAAATGGTAGTGTATATCCTTGTGCAGGCTGGCAAGATTATACTGTTGGCAATATAAAAGAAAACTCTCTGAAGGAGATTTGGTATAACTCTAAAAAAGTACAATATTTGAGAGGTTTGAGAAAAAAAGATTTTCCTAAATGCATACAATGTGGAGAAAAAGAGTTTTGCACCATGTGCATGGTTAGAAATGCAAATGAGAATTCTCAAGGCGATCCACTAGTAGTTAATGAGTATTTTTGTAACATAGCAAAACTTAATAAAAGTATTGTTCTTTCAAATGAAAAAAAATCATAA
- a CDS encoding RHS repeat domain-containing protein: MTFDGRQFVYEYDSHTQLTAKTEIGREGGELTTRYAYDAQGKLIEKTLPDESTISYHYDLSGNLTGVDDGQWPLAYAYDVMGRLTVEHQGWASAGYRYDAMGHLTAHLLPDGQQIDYQFQHGRLQQVSLNGHCLTQHQYQVSGLETRRTQGALTSHFQYDELGRLSEHRVSQAQQQTLFRRYQYNRSGNLTQVEDNLRGVTQYHYDPLDRLTQVRGNISESFAHDPAGNLIQDRLSNVSGNQLLFQGDCHYQYDEFGNLIQEARGTQQSLVTTYAYDCQHRLIKVEKPDGSSAEYRYDAFGRRIHKAVTDKTGQTRQTEFLWQGDKLLAESGEHHYQTYLYEYGSFKPLALVTGEGADNATPYFYHLDQIGTPLEITDATGAVAWSVDYHSYGNVAYQRKAEIVSPLRFQGQYYDAETGLHYNRHRYYSPGTGRFITPDPIGLAGGLNNYQYVKNPTGWVDPLGLTQCVGDCPGGKVPLTQGQIDEIRSIPHGERPDPSKYLSKDYIDSHLSQFNDGASYFVPTDILDSYGRGLLGFPDNTQFVMPTKQLNEVIKESGGDIAKLEKIMGIPEGSWQGRKISVIDIPEPVTLNLRMPSGNEMGANSEWIPGGKLPTGRSEAIVDRIPERKFSERKFE; this comes from the coding sequence TTGACCTTCGACGGGCGTCAGTTCGTCTATGAGTATGACAGTCACACCCAACTGACGGCGAAAACCGAAATCGGTCGGGAAGGCGGGGAGCTGACTACGCGTTACGCCTATGACGCGCAGGGCAAATTGATTGAGAAAACCCTGCCGGATGAATCTACTATCAGCTATCACTATGACTTGTCGGGCAATCTGACCGGAGTGGATGACGGTCAGTGGCCGCTGGCGTATGCCTATGACGTGATGGGTCGGCTGACGGTTGAGCATCAGGGCTGGGCAAGTGCCGGTTACCGTTATGATGCGATGGGTCACTTAACTGCCCATCTGTTACCGGACGGCCAGCAGATTGATTATCAGTTTCAGCACGGGCGGCTGCAGCAGGTCAGCCTGAACGGGCATTGCCTGACGCAACACCAATATCAGGTGAGCGGTCTGGAAACCCGCCGGACACAGGGCGCGTTAACCAGTCATTTTCAGTATGACGAGCTGGGCCGGTTGAGTGAGCACCGGGTGAGTCAGGCGCAGCAACAGACGTTATTCCGCCGTTACCAGTACAACCGCTCGGGTAACCTGACGCAGGTGGAAGATAACCTGCGCGGGGTGACGCAATATCACTACGACCCGTTAGACCGCCTGACACAGGTGCGCGGCAATATCAGCGAGAGCTTTGCCCATGACCCGGCCGGTAACCTGATACAAGACCGACTGAGCAATGTGTCCGGCAACCAACTGCTGTTTCAGGGGGACTGTCATTATCAGTATGATGAGTTCGGTAACCTGATACAGGAAGCGCGGGGCACCCAGCAGTCTCTGGTCACAACCTATGCATATGACTGTCAGCACCGGCTTATCAAAGTTGAAAAGCCTGACGGCAGCAGCGCTGAATATCGATATGACGCGTTCGGCAGACGGATTCATAAAGCGGTTACCGACAAAACCGGGCAGACCCGGCAAACTGAATTTTTGTGGCAGGGAGATAAACTGCTGGCAGAGTCGGGAGAGCATCACTACCAGACCTATCTGTACGAGTACGGCAGCTTTAAACCGCTGGCACTGGTGACCGGTGAAGGGGCAGACAACGCCACACCTTATTTCTATCACCTTGACCAGATTGGTACGCCGCTGGAAATTACCGATGCCACCGGTGCCGTGGCATGGTCGGTGGATTACCACAGTTACGGCAATGTGGCTTATCAGCGCAAGGCAGAAATCGTCAGTCCGCTGCGTTTTCAGGGGCAGTATTATGATGCAGAAACGGGTTTACATTACAACCGTCATCGTTACTATAGCCCGGGCACCGGACGCTTTATCACCCCCGACCCGATAGGGCTTGCGGGTGGTTTAAACAACTACCAGTATGTGAAAAACCCGACGGGATGGGTGGATCCGCTGGGGTTAACGCAGTGTGTGGGGGATTGTCCGGGTGGAAAAGTGCCTTTGACACAAGGACAGATAGATGAAATTCGTTCTATTCCTCATGGTGAGAGACCAGACCCAAGCAAATATTTATCAAAAGATTATATAGATTCTCATCTTTCCCAATTTAATGATGGAGCTAGTTATTTTGTCCCAACCGATATATTAGATAGCTATGGAAGAGGGCTACTAGGTTTTCCAGATAATACCCAGTTTGTTATGCCGACTAAACAGTTGAACGAAGTTATAAAAGAATCAGGTGGTGATATCGCTAAGCTAGAAAAAATAATGGGGATACCTGAAGGTTCTTGGCAGGGACGGAAAATATCGGTTATTGACATTCCAGAACCTGTTACTTTGAATCTTCGAATGCCAAGTGGAAATGAAATGGGAGCCAACTCAGAATGGATACCTGGTGGTAAGTTACCTACTGGTCGTTCAGAAGCAATTGTTGATAGAATTCCAGAAAGAAAATTTAGTGAAAGGAAGTTTGAATGA
- a CDS encoding RHS repeat protein translates to MSEQQAFYHYINQQLNSFPDLLTEYRQMTKKWYFELADKATAAMDRPALFAMDKQLKVSGESTTVGKDDDNYKTTVQCPLSGKLEIESVFQSIYHVPLGNIQAIVKAEDGSDTREVMLDEQGKATVTGLTPGKYYEVFIDHKPTPAEMDSLFSHYDTLSSDLSGWLNQKWQGYQPQWDSYFNSSAAQSVLTVISNFADGIWSGLKALWSGIEELYEMLKDPVKTLKDLGEGVADIINTIKETASSAPGMMEKALLFASDEAAMYLFVRGIMTYISMVPMTTILNKLANCSGQVIVDVLLGLLGGLIISFIATPATGMAYAVLRSMKTAGKQIFEAINSLVEVVKEIFTFAKNLINKASDTFKRLAINKGGQGVYRNGRLEFVADNRRTTTLHHERDTLPDDSRAATNESGRSTQDSEATVCDKDPISMATGEELLSLTDGHLIGLLPFEWQRLYRTGAVETNVGLGYGWSHSLSHQLTVDGDTVVWRDGEGKLTRFPKPTAQLPAITNRMAGAAAFLGRDKQHIIIASGERFYTFQMRGDSGRLTSIKDPYDHTLSLSYDRQHRPVRISTETNLRFELVYEHDLIARVDLYAYLAEQDEWQFVQTQVSYGYNAQSQLITATNASGETERYTYDAQHVIQSRELAGGAIFRWEWQGEGKQARATRQFSNLTQVDTRYEWDEDAGTVTLTNSDGSQQVYQHDGNARLIKEVDGSGGEYLKAYDDKGRLIQETDALGNVTESVYNDAGELVAKIAPNGLTTHFSYKNGLLSQVQQDKAIWRYRHDAWGHIIEQTDPLGHTTRYDYNDHGLIERIIYPDGGLHQLTWNRNGYLVDETTPQGEVIRYRYDILGRLRLRHDSQGVTELAYDRSGRLTKQVLPGGQTRCYEYNAYNKVTRFTDEQGRVTTYDYEFPLHLVTQKTNPDGSTVQYRYDNPFHFVSAIINERGERYQIDYTPTGHVQREVTFDGRQFVYEYDSHTQLTAKTEIGREGGELTTRYAYDAQGKLIEKTLPDESTISYHYDLSGNLTGVDDGQWPLAYAYDVMGRLTVEHQGWASAGYRYDAMGHLTAHLLPDGQQIDYQFQHGRLQQVSLNGHCLTQHQYQVSGLETRRTQGALTSHFQYDELGRLSEHRVSQAQQQTLFRRYQYNRSGNLTQVEDNLRGVTQYHYDPLDRLTQVRGNISESFAHDPAGNLIQDRLSNVSGNQLLFQGDCHYQYDEFGNLIQEARGTQQSLVTTYAYDCQHRLIKVEKPDGSSAEYRYDAFGRRIHKAVTDKTGQTRQTEFLWQGDKLLAESGEHHYQTYLYEYGSFKPLALVTGEGADNATPYFYHLDQIGTPLEITDAEGRVTWSVDYHSYGNVAYQRKAEIVSPLRFQGQYYDAETGLHYNRHRYYSPSTGRFITPDPIGLAGGLNNYQYVKNPTGWIDPLGLSQKPCCGPGVSYAPRKFKDGEDLIHYEKHGKEIATTLGEPSYSLEQYVSDANSVIQNGQFVPEMNGYVSIPGGQGGAKGLFVGLDRATGEITTMHLKPVSFFEQKAPSLGWSAKPKTELTDLVGSRPELGWKAPYRYADE, encoded by the coding sequence ATGAGTGAACAACAGGCATTTTATCATTATATCAATCAGCAGTTGAACAGCTTTCCTGATTTGCTGACCGAATATCGGCAAATGACTAAGAAGTGGTATTTCGAACTCGCAGATAAAGCCACAGCAGCGATGGATCGCCCTGCTCTTTTTGCGATGGATAAACAGCTCAAAGTCAGTGGCGAGAGTACCACGGTCGGTAAAGATGATGATAATTACAAAACCACCGTGCAATGTCCGCTCAGTGGCAAGCTGGAAATCGAAAGTGTGTTCCAGTCGATTTATCATGTGCCGCTCGGGAATATTCAGGCGATTGTCAAAGCAGAAGACGGCAGCGATACGCGGGAAGTGATGCTTGATGAGCAGGGTAAAGCCACTGTCACCGGTCTGACACCGGGCAAATATTACGAGGTCTTTATCGACCATAAGCCGACACCGGCAGAGATGGACTCGCTGTTTTCCCATTATGATACGTTGAGCAGTGATTTGTCGGGTTGGCTGAATCAAAAATGGCAAGGGTATCAGCCGCAGTGGGACAGTTATTTTAACAGCTCGGCCGCGCAGTCAGTCTTGACCGTGATTTCGAATTTTGCGGATGGGATCTGGAGTGGTTTGAAAGCGCTCTGGAGCGGCATTGAAGAGCTTTATGAGATGCTCAAAGACCCGGTCAAAACACTGAAAGATTTGGGTGAAGGCGTCGCTGATATTATCAATACGATAAAAGAGACTGCCAGCAGTGCGCCGGGGATGATGGAAAAGGCCTTGCTGTTCGCCTCGGATGAAGCCGCGATGTATCTGTTTGTGCGTGGCATCATGACTTATATCTCGATGGTACCGATGACCACGATACTGAATAAGCTCGCCAATTGTAGCGGTCAGGTGATTGTGGATGTGTTACTGGGGCTGCTCGGTGGGTTGATTATCTCTTTTATTGCCACCCCGGCAACCGGCATGGCCTATGCTGTGCTGCGGTCGATGAAAACAGCTGGCAAACAGATTTTTGAAGCGATTAATTCGCTGGTAGAAGTTGTCAAAGAGATTTTCACCTTTGCTAAAAACTTGATTAACAAGGCCAGCGATACCTTCAAACGTCTGGCCATCAACAAAGGCGGGCAGGGCGTTTACCGTAATGGCCGACTTGAATTTGTGGCCGATAATCGTCGTACTACCACCTTGCATCATGAACGCGATACACTGCCGGATGACAGCCGTGCAGCGACGAATGAATCAGGGCGCTCGACACAAGACAGTGAAGCCACGGTGTGCGACAAAGACCCGATATCGATGGCAACCGGTGAAGAGCTGCTGTCACTGACGGACGGCCACCTGATTGGGCTGTTGCCGTTTGAGTGGCAACGATTGTACCGGACCGGGGCGGTGGAAACCAATGTCGGGCTCGGTTATGGCTGGTCGCATTCATTGTCACACCAGCTGACGGTGGACGGTGATACGGTGGTCTGGCGTGACGGCGAAGGCAAACTGACCCGCTTCCCCAAACCGACAGCACAACTGCCGGCGATTACCAACCGCATGGCCGGAGCCGCCGCCTTTTTAGGCCGGGATAAGCAACACATCATCATTGCCAGTGGTGAGCGGTTTTATACCTTTCAGATGCGCGGTGACAGTGGCAGGCTGACCTCGATAAAAGACCCATATGACCATACACTGAGTCTCAGTTATGACCGTCAGCACCGTCCGGTGCGGATTTCAACCGAGACCAATCTCAGATTTGAGCTGGTTTACGAGCATGACCTGATTGCCCGGGTGGATTTGTATGCCTATCTGGCCGAGCAGGATGAATGGCAGTTTGTCCAGACGCAGGTCAGTTATGGCTATAACGCGCAGTCGCAGCTTATCACGGCCACCAATGCCAGTGGTGAGACGGAGCGCTACACCTACGATGCGCAGCATGTGATTCAGTCGCGCGAGCTGGCCGGCGGGGCGATATTCCGCTGGGAATGGCAGGGCGAAGGAAAGCAGGCCCGGGCGACCCGTCAGTTCAGTAACCTGACGCAGGTGGATACCCGCTATGAATGGGATGAAGATGCCGGCACGGTGACGCTGACCAACAGTGACGGCTCACAGCAGGTGTACCAGCATGACGGCAATGCCCGGCTGATTAAAGAAGTTGACGGCAGTGGCGGTGAATACCTCAAGGCCTACGATGACAAAGGGCGGCTGATTCAGGAGACCGATGCGCTCGGCAATGTCACCGAATCGGTGTATAACGATGCCGGTGAGCTGGTCGCAAAAATCGCGCCCAATGGTTTAACCACCCATTTCAGCTATAAAAACGGCCTGCTGAGTCAGGTGCAGCAGGACAAGGCCATCTGGCGTTACCGTCATGATGCGTGGGGACATATTATCGAGCAGACCGACCCGCTCGGTCACACCACCCGATATGACTACAATGACCACGGCCTGATTGAGCGCATCATCTACCCGGATGGCGGCCTGCACCAGCTGACATGGAACCGCAATGGTTATCTGGTCGATGAGACCACACCACAAGGGGAGGTGATTCGTTATCGCTACGATATTTTGGGGCGGCTGCGGCTGCGCCATGACAGTCAGGGGGTGACGGAGCTTGCTTATGACCGCAGCGGGCGTCTGACCAAACAGGTGTTGCCCGGCGGACAGACCCGGTGCTATGAATACAACGCTTACAACAAGGTGACCCGATTCACCGATGAGCAGGGGCGGGTCACCACCTATGACTATGAATTCCCGCTGCATCTGGTGACGCAGAAAACCAACCCGGACGGCAGTACGGTGCAGTACCGTTATGACAACCCGTTCCACTTTGTCAGCGCCATTATCAACGAGCGCGGTGAGCGCTACCAGATAGACTATACGCCGACCGGCCATGTGCAGCGGGAAGTGACTTTTGACGGGCGTCAGTTCGTCTATGAATATGACAGTCACACCCAACTGACGGCGAAAACCGAAATCGGCCGGGAAGGCGGGGAGCTGACCACCCGTTATGCCTATGATGCGCAGGGCAAATTGATTGAGAAAACCCTGCCGGATGAATCCACTATCAGCTATCACTATGACTTGTCGGGCAATCTGACCGGGGTGGATGACGGTCAGTGGCCGCTGGCGTATGCCTATGACGTGATGGGTCGGCTGACGGTTGAGCATCAGGGCTGGGCGAGTGCCGGTTACCGTTATGATGCGATGGGCCACTTAACCGCCCATCTGTTACCGGACGGTCAGCAGATTGATTATCAATTTCAGCACGGGCGGTTGCAGCAGGTCAGCCTGAACGGGCATTGCCTGACGCAACACCAATATCAGGTGAGCGGTCTGGAAACCCGCCGGACACAGGGCGCGTTAACCAGTCATTTTCAGTATGACGAGCTGGGCCGGTTGAGTGAGCACCGGGTGAGTCAGGCGCAGCAACAGACGTTATTCCGCCGTTACCAGTACAACCGCTCGGGTAACCTGACGCAGGTGGAAGATAACCTGCGCGGGGTGACGCAATATCACTACGACCCGTTAGACCGCCTGACACAGGTGCGCGGCAATATCAGCGAGAGCTTTGCTCATGACCCGGCCGGTAACCTGATACAAGACCGACTGAGCAATGTGTCCGGCAACCAACTGCTGTTTCAGGGGGACTGTCATTATCAGTATGATGAGTTCGGTAACCTGATACAGGAAGCGCGGGGCACCCAGCAGTCTCTGGTCACAACCTATGCATATGACTGTCAGCACCGGCTTATCAAAGTTGAAAAGCCTGACGGCAGCAGCGCTGAATATCGATATGACGCGTTCGGCAGACGGATTCATAAAGCGGTTACCGACAAAACCGGGCAGACCCGGCAAACTGAATTTCTGTGGCAGGGAGATAAACTGCTGGCAGAGTCGGGAGAGCATCACTACCAGACTTATCTGTACGAGTACGGCAGCTTTAAACCGCTGGCACTGGTGACCGGTGAAGGGGCAGACAACGCCACACCTTATTTCTATCACCTTGACCAGATTGGCACACCACTGGAAATTACCGATGCAGAAGGCCGTGTTACCTGGTCGGTGGATTACCACAGTTACGGCAATGTGGCTTATCAGCGCAAGGCAGAAATCGTCAGCCCGCTGCGTTTTCAGGGGCAGTATTATGATGCAGAAACGGGTTTACATTACAACCGTCACCGTTACTATAGCCCGAGCACCGGACGCTTTATTACCCCCGACCCGATAGGGCTTGCAGGTGGTTTAAACAACTACCAGTATGTAAAAAATCCGACGGGATGGATTGACCCGCTGGGGTTAAGCCAAAAGCCATGTTGTGGGCCTGGTGTTTCTTATGCCCCTCGAAAATTTAAGGATGGGGAAGATTTAATTCATTATGAAAAGCATGGGAAAGAAATCGCCACAACATTAGGAGAGCCTTCTTACTCTTTAGAACAATATGTTAGTGATGCAAACTCTGTAATTCAAAATGGCCAGTTTGTCCCTGAAATGAATGGTTATGTTTCTATTCCTGGAGGACAAGGTGGGGCTAAGGGATTATTTGTGGGATTAGACAGAGCTACAGGTGAGATTACAACAATGCACCTTAAACCCGTTTCCTTTTTTGAGCAGAAAGCACCTAGCTTAGGATGGTCAGCTAAGCCTAAAACTGAATTAACGGATTTAGTTGGAAGCAGACCAGAGCTAGGTTGGAAAGCTCCTTATCGCTATGCAGATGAATAG
- a CDS encoding DUF4123 domain-containing protein, which yields MCDLNQQLTPDLNWYVILNETSDGQPQRWFYLNGGSDAQGIWLSTPYAEWREVMPNLAQITPEHPFLDWIEQASCEDWGILVGSHADFATVQAHFRSLTHVWLPSGEHVFFRFYDPRFGLDVATLCDDEQRIALMGPTQCWLRLSAQQTLTRVENPAPTAPADFQERPFPWWQVPEAVLAGLSEDPGVLVNNLLQGLSEYQQAWYDAYPEPVLRQKTERFVARYQGEQDGYLAAFIQLIEQEQQRLGMLS from the coding sequence ATGTGCGATTTAAACCAGCAACTGACCCCGGATTTAAACTGGTACGTCATTCTCAATGAAACCAGTGACGGCCAGCCGCAGCGCTGGTTTTACCTCAATGGCGGCAGTGATGCGCAGGGCATCTGGCTGAGCACGCCGTATGCCGAATGGCGCGAAGTGATGCCGAATCTCGCGCAGATTACCCCTGAGCACCCGTTTCTTGACTGGATTGAACAGGCGTCATGCGAGGACTGGGGTATCCTGGTCGGCAGTCATGCCGATTTTGCCACCGTTCAGGCGCATTTTCGCAGCCTGACCCATGTGTGGCTGCCATCCGGCGAGCATGTGTTTTTCCGCTTCTACGACCCGCGTTTCGGGCTGGATGTGGCGACACTGTGCGATGACGAGCAGCGCATCGCTCTGATGGGGCCGACCCAATGCTGGCTGCGCTTATCGGCTCAGCAAACACTGACCCGGGTAGAAAACCCGGCCCCCACTGCGCCAGCCGATTTTCAGGAGCGGCCTTTCCCGTGGTGGCAAGTGCCCGAGGCGGTGCTGGCAGGGTTGAGCGAAGACCCGGGTGTATTGGTCAATAATCTCCTTCAGGGATTAAGTGAGTATCAGCAGGCTTGGTATGACGCCTATCCTGAGCCGGTTTTACGTCAGAAAACCGAGCGTTTTGTCGCGCGTTATCAGGGAGAGCAAGACGGTTATCTCGCGGCTTTCATTCAATTGATAGAACAAGAACAACAACGGTTAGGGATGCTCTCATGA